A portion of the Pseudomonas synxantha BG33R genome contains these proteins:
- the ychF gene encoding redox-regulated ATPase YchF: MGFNCGIVGLPNVGKSTLFNALTKSGIAAENFPFCTIEPNSGIVPMPDPRLEALAAIVNPKRILPTTMEFVDIAGLVAGASKGEGLGNKFLANIRETDAIAHVVRCFEDENVIHVSNSVDPKRDIEIIDLELIFADLDSCEKQLQKVARNAKGGDKDAVVQKGLLEQLIAHFTEGKPARSLMKSMGTDEKAVIKGFHLLTTKPVMYIANVAEDGFENNPLLDVVKAIAEEEGAIVVPVCNKIEAEIAELDDGEEKDMFLEALGLEEPGLNRVIRAGYEMLNLQTYFTAGVEEVRAWTVKVGATAPQAAGVIHTDFEKGFIRAEVIAYNDFIQYKGEAGTKEAGKWRLEGKEYVVKDGDVMHFRFNV; this comes from the coding sequence ATGGGATTCAATTGCGGCATCGTCGGCCTGCCCAACGTCGGCAAATCCACCCTGTTCAACGCCCTGACCAAGTCCGGTATTGCGGCGGAGAACTTCCCCTTCTGCACCATCGAACCCAACAGCGGCATCGTGCCGATGCCGGACCCACGCCTGGAGGCACTGGCGGCGATCGTCAACCCCAAGCGCATCCTGCCGACCACCATGGAATTCGTCGACATCGCGGGTCTGGTCGCTGGCGCATCCAAAGGTGAAGGCCTGGGCAACAAGTTCTTGGCCAACATCCGTGAAACCGATGCCATTGCCCATGTGGTCCGCTGCTTTGAAGACGAGAACGTGATCCACGTTTCCAACAGCGTCGACCCCAAGCGCGACATCGAAATCATTGACCTGGAACTGATCTTCGCCGACCTCGACAGCTGCGAAAAGCAACTGCAGAAAGTCGCGCGTAACGCCAAAGGCGGAGACAAGGACGCAGTGGTCCAGAAAGGCCTGCTGGAGCAGTTGATCGCTCACTTCACCGAAGGCAAGCCGGCACGCAGCCTGATGAAGAGCATGGGCACCGATGAGAAGGCTGTGATCAAGGGCTTCCACCTGCTGACCACCAAGCCTGTGATGTACATCGCCAACGTCGCCGAAGACGGCTTCGAGAACAACCCGCTGCTCGACGTGGTCAAGGCCATTGCCGAGGAAGAAGGCGCCATTGTTGTTCCGGTATGCAACAAGATCGAAGCTGAAATCGCCGAGCTCGATGACGGCGAAGAAAAAGATATGTTTCTTGAGGCCCTGGGCCTTGAAGAGCCTGGCCTGAACCGTGTGATCCGCGCCGGCTACGAGATGCTCAACCTGCAGACCTACTTCACCGCCGGTGTCGAAGAAGTTCGCGCCTGGACCGTCAAGGTTGGCGCTACCGCGCCACAAGCTGCCGGCGTGATCCACACCGACTTCGAAAAGGGCTTCATCCGCGCCGAAGTGATCGCCTACAACGACTTCATTCAGTACAAGGGTGAAGCCGGTACCAAGGAAGCCGGTAAATGGCGCCTGGAAGGCAAGGAATACGTCGTCAAGGATGGCGATGTAATGCACTTCCGTTTTAACGTGTAA
- a CDS encoding sigma-54-dependent Fis family transcriptional regulator: MSTYVQKDNKTDVSLIEGPEIETTLNNTAALNVDILLLGETGTGKDTLAQRIHRLSGRRGNFVAVNCAAIPESLAESQLFGVNSGAYTGAIQSRAGFVEAAHLGTLYLDEIDSMPLNLQAKLLRVLECRGVERLGSTRLISVDMRVIASAQQSLQIMVEQGAFRRDLYFRLNVVNIELPALRDRRERIIPLFLEMVQEEAEQFKCSAPSAPDSLLHQLLCHSWLGNVRELRSTAKRFVLGLPPLSTPVCRQQPPQTDLKTRLQQIEKALIEESMYRHHHCVDTVAIELGVAKRTLYYRMKQLNISLA, from the coding sequence ATGTCGACCTACGTCCAGAAGGATAATAAAACAGACGTTTCACTCATCGAAGGTCCGGAAATTGAAACCACGCTTAACAACACTGCCGCGCTCAACGTTGACATTCTGTTGCTGGGAGAAACCGGCACCGGAAAAGACACTCTTGCACAGCGGATTCATCGTTTATCGGGGCGACGCGGTAATTTTGTTGCCGTGAACTGTGCGGCCATTCCAGAAAGCCTCGCGGAAAGCCAGTTGTTCGGTGTCAACAGCGGGGCTTATACCGGGGCAATACAATCAAGGGCTGGATTCGTCGAAGCTGCCCACTTGGGTACCTTGTACCTGGATGAGATCGACAGCATGCCCCTGAACCTGCAAGCCAAGCTCCTGCGCGTGCTGGAGTGCCGTGGGGTGGAACGCCTGGGCTCGACTCGGTTGATCTCCGTGGACATGCGCGTCATCGCATCAGCCCAGCAGTCGCTACAAATCATGGTCGAACAAGGCGCCTTCAGGCGTGACCTCTACTTTCGTTTGAATGTGGTCAACATCGAACTCCCCGCCCTGCGAGATCGGCGCGAACGCATCATCCCGTTGTTTCTGGAAATGGTTCAGGAAGAAGCGGAGCAGTTCAAATGCAGTGCCCCATCGGCTCCTGACAGCCTGCTGCATCAACTGCTCTGTCACTCCTGGCTGGGTAATGTGCGCGAACTACGTTCGACGGCGAAACGGTTCGTCTTGGGCCTCCCGCCGCTCTCAACTCCCGTATGCAGACAGCAACCGCCGCAGACGGACCTGAAGACACGCCTTCAACAGATTGAAAAAGCATTGATCGAAGAATCCATGTACCGCCACCACCACTGTGTAGATACCGTAGCAATTGAGTTGGGGGTCGCTAAGCGCACGCTGTATTACAGGATGAAACAATTGAATATATCACTGGCATAA
- a CDS encoding 50S ribosomal protein L25/general stress protein Ctc, with translation MNDFTLNAEVRSDLGKGASRRLRRLASLVPAVVYGGDKAPESISMLAKEVAKLLENDAAYSHVIELNVGGKKQNVIIKALQRHPSKGHVLHADFVRVVAGQKLTAIVPVHFVGEEAPVKKGGVVSHTTTELEVSCLPKDLPEFIEVDLSAAEIGTIIHLSDLKAPKGVEFVALAHNDDKAVANVHAPRVVAEDEAGETAAE, from the coding sequence ATGAACGATTTTACTCTGAATGCTGAAGTGCGTTCCGACCTGGGGAAAGGTGCGAGCCGCCGCCTGCGTCGTCTCGCAAGCCTGGTTCCAGCTGTAGTTTACGGTGGCGACAAAGCCCCTGAATCCATCAGCATGCTGGCCAAAGAAGTTGCCAAACTTCTCGAAAACGACGCTGCCTACAGCCACGTTATCGAACTGAACGTTGGCGGCAAAAAGCAGAACGTTATCATCAAGGCCCTGCAGCGCCACCCTTCCAAGGGCCACGTACTGCACGCTGACTTCGTACGCGTTGTAGCCGGTCAGAAACTGACCGCTATCGTACCTGTGCACTTTGTTGGCGAAGAAGCTCCAGTCAAGAAAGGTGGCGTTGTTTCTCACACCACTACCGAGCTGGAAGTAAGCTGCCTGCCGAAAGACCTGCCTGAGTTCATCGAAGTCGACCTGTCGGCTGCTGAAATCGGCACCATCATCCACCTGTCCGACCTCAAGGCCCCTAAAGGCGTTGAGTTCGTTGCACTGGCTCACAACGACGACAAGGCTGTTGCCAACGTCCACGCGCCACGTGTTGTAGCAGAAGATGAAGCCGGCGAAACCGCTGCCGAGTAA
- the pth gene encoding aminoacyl-tRNA hydrolase produces the protein MTAIKLIVGLGNPGAEYEQTRHNAGALFVERIAHAQGINLVADRKYFGLTGRFSHQGQDIRLLIPTTYMNRSGQAVAALAGFFRIKPEEILVAHDELDLPPGVAKLKQGGGHGGHNGLRDIIAQLGNQNTFYRLRLGIGHPGVASMVSNFVLGRAPRAEQEKLDASIDFALGVLPDIFAGEWNRAMKNLHSQKA, from the coding sequence GTGACTGCCATTAAACTGATCGTTGGCCTGGGAAATCCAGGCGCCGAATACGAACAGACCCGGCATAACGCGGGGGCCCTTTTTGTTGAGCGCATCGCCCACGCCCAAGGCATCAACCTTGTGGCCGATCGCAAATATTTCGGCCTGACCGGGCGCTTTTCGCACCAGGGTCAGGATATTCGTCTACTGATTCCCACCACCTACATGAACCGCAGCGGCCAGGCTGTCGCGGCGCTCGCGGGCTTCTTCCGGATCAAACCCGAAGAAATCCTGGTGGCCCATGACGAACTGGACCTGCCACCCGGCGTTGCCAAGCTCAAGCAAGGCGGCGGACACGGCGGGCACAATGGCCTGCGCGACATCATCGCGCAGCTGGGCAATCAGAATACCTTTTACCGTCTGCGGCTCGGCATTGGCCACCCAGGCGTTGCCAGTATGGTTTCAAATTTCGTCCTGGGTCGTGCGCCACGCGCCGAACAGGAAAAACTCGATGCCAGCATCGATTTTGCCCTCGGCGTGCTGCCGGATATCTTCGCCGGTGAATGGAACCGCGCGATGAAAAACCTGCACAGCCAGAAGGCCTGA